Below is a genomic region from Erigeron canadensis isolate Cc75 chromosome 7, C_canadensis_v1, whole genome shotgun sequence.
AGACTGAGTTGATTAGCCGTGATATGAGCGTTCAAAGTTTAAAGTTCGCTAAAGAAAAACATGATCTGAGTTGTGCTAAAGAAGAGCTTGAGAAAAGGGTTTCAGACCTCGAGAAAAACCGAAAACAGATTCTAGGAGAGTTTCAGATCCTAAAAACCGAGCATTTAACATGTGCTGACATTGTTTCAGCCTACAAAACAGAGATTGAATCGATACGCTATGAAATGAACAATCAAAGCTTAAAATTTGCAACTGAAAGACATGATTTGGGCTGTATTATTGAGGAGCTCGAAAGAAACCAGAAACAGCTTGTCGAAGACTTGCAGAGCCTTAAACACGAGCATTCGGCTTGTGTCGATACTATTTCAACGTGTGAAACCGAGACTGAATCACTACAACAAGATATGAAAGATCAAATCTTGAAAGTTACTGCAGAAAGGGATGATTTCAGGTGTGTGAATGAGGAACTCAAGAAAAGAATTTTGGAGCTGGAGGAAAGCCGGGAACAGATCGTGAGAGAGTTTCAGAGCCTTAAAAACGAGCATTCGGAATGTGTCGATACGATTTTGACCTGCAAAACCGAAACTGAATCAATGCACCATGATATGAAAGATCAAATCATGCAAATAATTAAAGAAAGAGATGTTCTGAGTTGTCAGAATGAGGAACTCAAGAAAAGAATTTTGAATCTGGAGGAAAGCCGGGAACAGATTGTGGGAGAGTTTCAGATCCTACGAGATGAGCATTTTTCTTGTCACGACAAAATTTTGGCCTGCAAAACTGAGACTGAATTGATAGGTCATGACATGAAAGAACAAATTGTAACATTTACTAAAGAAAATCATGCTATAAGTTGTGTTAATGAGGAACTCGAGAAAAAGGTTACAGAGCTTAAGAATAACAGTGAACATATTTTGGCCGAGTTGGAGAGCCTTAAATGTGAGCATGCGACATGTGGGGACACTATTTTGATCTGCAAATCCGAAACGGAATTAATATGCCAGGATTTGAATGATCAAATGTTAAAGTTGGCAAAAGAAAGAGATGATTTGGGTTGTGTTAACAAGGAGCTCGAGAAAAAGGTTATGACTCTAGAAACAGCACTGGAAAGGGCTCGTTTGAATTACTCTGTTGCAGTGATGCAATTGCAAAAGAATCTTGACATGCTATCGTCTCAAGTTTCTTCCATGTTTGAGACCAATCAGAACCTTATTAGAGATACCTTTTCCGAATCTTCGATACCTTTATCTCAAAAGTGCCTAAATAGAACCGTAAACTGTGGTCAAAAACAGCTCTTTGACGGTGATGATCTTTCAGATgaagatttttatataatatgttgTGCAAACTTGTACTTGGATGTGTACACAGTGACTCTCAAGGAGAAATTATTCGAAGTGAGTATCGATGTCAACAAAATGAAGGAACAACTAAACAACTATAAAAAGAAGTTAGAACTTTCACATGACAAGAACGAGACTGAAGGGCGGTCAGAATCTTTACGGATAGCTTTCATGAAAGAACAATGTGAAACCACGGTACAAGATTTGAAGCAACAGCTTTTTGTTTCTAAAAGGAATGGTGATGACATATTGATTAAATTGCAAGATGCCCTTGATGAAATCGATAGCAGGAAGAAATCCGAAGCTTCTTACTTGAAAAGGATTGAAGAATTGTCGTTAAAGATTGTGGGGTTGGAAGGTGAGTTAGAGTCGGTACATGCTGAACTTGATTGTGCTCTCTTGAACCTTGAATGTTGCaaggaagagaaagaaaagagtgTTACTTTGCTGCAACAATGTGAGGAGGAGAAGTTGAAAATCATGTTTGAACTTTCTCTGTTGCAAGAGCAATTAGCCCAGAGAGAAGATAAATCACTTCTTTCAATCATGAGTTCTGGCTCATGTTTTCAAGATTTACAGAGAGAACTTGTGCAACTACACAAGGTAATTTGAGCTGTAATCTTTAAACATGCATAATGCTCTATAtttctatatgtatatcatGTAACAAAAATTTTGATCATTTGTTTCCTACCACAGGCCAACGAAGAGCTCGGGAGAATATACccagattttaaaaattttccgGGTGATGGAAATGCTTTAAAAAGAGTGCTTGCCTTGGAAATCGAGCTTGCCGAAGCATTGACTGCGAAGAAGAACTCAAATAACCAATTTCAAAGGTAGTCATAATTCATAACATTTATcaaataatcatatcatatcgGTATTACAACATTCAGAGTGTTAAAATAGCCAGCTTATAAAATGTTCACTTTTTTATTCACCCTCTTAATTCTGAATTATTAATGAGTACATCataatgttttatataaaagCCTTAAGGGTGTACTGTACTCCTGCCGAGTCTGCTGTTTAAGTATTAATAAACTTGACAGGGTTTGTTTTGCGTTACCGAGCCTTTAGAAAGCAGTGCTTTGGCTCTTGTAGTGAGAAGCTAGCTCACTGATTTAGCTTTTATGACCTTGGTTCCTATAGATTTGAATTAGAAGTCTTTGAGGCGATAGATTATGTTTAAGAAATATAAGTCAGCCAAGTAGCTCTTATAGTTAGAGGTGGCCTTATACAATCCATGTACTTCAAAATAGGTTAGCTTTTTTTCAAATCCTTTCATTCTCGGTCACTCTGCTCAGAAACTTGGTTCGTAGAACACTATTTAAtacataagtttttttaaagatattaaaGAAAGTGGATAAGCGGTGGTTACATGGTAATCCGATCTTATTTGAAGCGGTTTGAGTCATCTTGGCTTGTCAGATTGCCAAGTATGATCCATGCATATTGCGGCTCAGCTTGGACACATCTATACATCAGTTTATATTGCTTAAACGTGTGAATGGATAGTCAATCTCAAAAAGGTCAAACACAGTGCAGTAGAGCTTACATGATATTCTTCTGTATGTTTTCAGTTCTTTCCTTAAACAGCACGGCGATGAAGCAGCAGTCTTTAAAAGCTTCAAAGACATCAACGAGCTGATTAGAGACACATTGGAAATCAAAGGTAGTTACGTAAATGTGGAAACTCAACTAAACGAGATGCATGAGCGTTACTCAGAGTTAAGCCTGAAATTTGCAGAGGTTGAAGGAGAGCGACAAAAACTTATGATGATCGTCAAGAACATTAGATCGCCTAGAAATCAGCATCACATTAAACGCTCCTCATCAGAAACACTGGATAAGAATCTTTTGTAgagtcaaagttagtcaaccaTAGTGTTTAAAAGTCGACAGAATCTGTGAATAGTTTTGGGATTAACTGCAGGATGCTCGAATAGAATATGCTAGTGTTTTCGGGTGGTGTAAATGGGTTTAGTGACAAAGGGTAGAACCGTTATGCAAATGTTTTAACAAAGCTTTCGGTCATCTAACTTTTCTTCGACTTTTGGCTTTGCTATTCCATGTAATGATTCACATTTGTACAGATATTCATTCTTTCATCAGGTTTTCTTGTGTTTCTATTCAACAGTTCTCTTAAGTTGTTATGTACTCGGGTTACGGGTACCACATTCACCTTAAATTATGGGTTAAAGTTCAGGCATAaagattgaaaataaaattacaaaattcaAACTGCTAATAACTAGATAATGAATGTTAAAACTGTCATTTAAGTGAATAGTAAGTTGTCacgctcaatggttgaaagaccaTCCCTTGCATGAGGTCTTCTATTTAAGGCTTGGGGAGGACATAGAAATTAAGTCCTTTTATGAGATCTTGACTTGGGTATATCCAGGTTCAAGTTTGAGGTGGCAGggtttacccttattaatcgtcgtgcatTCAGACAGATTAGTAGGGGgtctaccccccccccccccatcgggtatttgaaattgacatttctacttcaagggagctctctagcgtggacccggttaagacaacgtatattAGACCTTCCGCTGTCTAATCGTGACACAAAGTTTCCAGCAaaattcaactttaaaaaaaagtgaatagTAAGTTGTAATCATTACACTTTACCTAAACGACACGATTTTGTGAAGTATAGAAAATACTTTGGGACAGAGAGTAGCTTATGTTACAGTTACAATGAAAAATTGGTGTTTTATCATCACAGAACTAAGTAACGATCAATGTGACTAATTTGTTAGGCTTGCCTAAAAATTTAGTGCTGATATGGATTTCATTCATTTCTCTCATCTTAATCGTTATCTGAAAGTCTTTAGTTAATCATAGTAAGCAACAATTAATGTTCAACTTGAGAGGCTCTGGTAATGTCCAAGACCATTGGGTCCAAAATTATtcttcaatttttctttttcattttttcatctttttatgcTACGTTCAAAAAAACAAAGACCTCTATTGGATGGTTTTTAACTATTGGATCCTTGCTAGGATGTGTTTATGAGACACGGCAAAAAGATTATATTTGCTGATTTTCAAGTTACAGtagaatatttataaatcaatactcgataaattaataatcttgataaaactaataatttgttttgTCCCAACTTGGGACCAGTTTAAAATTAGacatcaataaaataataagataataattttttttgaaaccccAAGGTAAATATACAGGTCccatcaaaactataaattaataatttcttaaatattctaaaatttttaatattgtttagtaaaaaatgaatctatagtcacttgtttttttttaaaaaaaaaaactttaaatctATGTTGAAATTATCCTTAAATTTCTACATTGCACTTAAGAGTTAAGACATTGTCgcaacaaaaagttgtgaaaatTTGTTAGCCGCTTATTTCCGAGTGATTGATTTCAAAATTACTGTATCATCCTCAACTTTATTATCAACTAGATTTTGAACAGTATCCATCACAAATTCTTCCATGCTTTGAACTTCAtaacattcattattttcacCAGGATAATCCGGCAACTCATTCACATCCATTTTGTGCTAATAATGCATACCCGTAATCAAGCTCTCAAACTCACGAATGTCTTCTTCATAGTTTACATCGTTTAAATTACTTGAGCCGATTGAATTTATGAAACGAATTTTATCGTTAGCAATTTGCTTTGGACTCTTGTGTCATTTGATGTGTGAATGTACATTggatatgaaaattaaaagtgaTACATAaacttctttaaattaataatttattaatttatcgatataataacaTCTcgataattttataaaatatcaaagtcccaagattattaatttatagaggttttactaTATACATTCAAGATGTATCTTTGTAGTAAAAACAGTGATGGTTTCATGCAAAAATTTAAACCGACTCCATTTTAGCGGTCTTGCTTGCCTCTAGGAGTCGGTCCCTGATACACCATGGACGGCCATGGTATTAGATTTGATACCGGATATCTCAAATGAATCTGCACTTCATATGGATTCCATGTCATGTTGGGAAAATTACTTTCGAATTGTACGTATATTTCCTCTACAATAAAAAGAGATATCGCTTGATACAACATTCTCCGGTTTTGAAATATTCTCTtacggaaaaaaaaagttaaaaagcatTTTTCTCTAAAGTAAGAAATAAATTTGTTACTTTGTAAATCAGTGAGCTATTGATTTAGTGGTTGATGGACAAGTAAAAGCTTTGCTACTTTTTGAGGTCTTAGATTTaaacatcataaataatttGATGTGTCATCTTGCGTTTGCTAAGTCGGGTTTAACGAAGTATTAGTATTCCGTTAAAAAGTTAACCTTATTTTACgtacaatctttttatacaaattaaaatCTTTAAGTGGTTCATTTCTAAACAAGATTGTTTCTTTCAAACATTGGCTATATTTCTAAACATATTTGTCAAAGTTTAGCAGCATATTTGATATTGTCAAGAAAACATTTACGCCATAGTGCCATACACATGTGCAAGAATGAATGGCTGCTGAAAAAATGTTATCAAATTAAggaagatttatatatatatatatatatatatatataaaagagatcaaataagaaggtgttttaaggagagaagggagagaaggttatATTAACTAATCAGAGTGTGACAcgtcgtttttaaaaaaaaattgcgcggtgacatttttgtaaataaatcaaactttttgtcagcctgggttctgggtcagcttgggtggtCAGCTTGGatgatcagcttggtcagctcaggttctgggtcagcttggttggtcagcttggtcaaccccaagctaacccaacccaaccccaagttgacccaacccaaccccaacctgacccagaacccaagctgattcAACCTGACACAGACCCGAAGCTGACCCAATGTGACCCAAgcaaacccaaaacccataatctacatttgtgtagattatgtgtaaattgtgtcaagctaacccaaccccaagctgacccaacctgaccagacccaacctgacccaacctaacccagaacccaagctgatgcaacctgacacagacccgaagctgacccaacgtgacccaaactgacccaaaacccataatctacatttgtgtagattatgtgtaaattgtgccaagttaacccaaccccaagctgacccaacctgacccaagctgaccaaacccagaacctaagctgacccaaaacttataatctacatttgtgtagattatgtgtaaattgtatcAAGCTAActcaaccccaagctgacctaacctgaccagaccccaagctaacccaacctgacccaagctgatccaacccagaacccaagctgacccaaccagaacctaagctgacctaaaacccataatctacatttgtgtagattgtgtgtcaagctgacccaaccctgacccagaccctaaactgacccaaccccaagctgacctaacctgacctgaccctaagctgacccaaaactcataatctacatttgtgtagattatgtgtaaattgtatcaagctgacccaaccctaagctgacccaacctgaccagaccccaaactgacccgaCCCAggccccaagttgacccaaccatgaccaaagatgacccagatccaaaactgacccaaccccaagctgacccaagctggCCTAAACCTGAcatgaccccaagctgacccagacaaACTGACCCAGACTGACTGATCAAACTAAACCAAACAAAACTGATCcaactcaagctgacccaacccaagcttgacccaacccactgagatcccaagctgaccaagcttcacaaaactttcatttatttacaaaattgccacggtgcttttttttttaattttgccacatgtcacgttctgattAGCTAataagaccttctctcccttctctctttaagacaccttcttccaaGACCCTCATTAGCTATATTTCTAAACATATTTGTCAAAGTTTAGCAGCATATTTTATATTGTCAAGAAAACATTTATGAATGAATGGCTGCTGAAAAAATGTTATCGAATTAAtgaagatttatatatatatatatatatatataggggtgagatattttgagaccatcTCTTATTTTAgaaccaactaggaccattgatttttgtacaccatcatcatctactacaatatacaagaattttttacaaaaacactaagactttccagcgacgggcccacaaaaaaatcatgtgtaagttaacttacacatgtgtaagtaacttacacaacttacacatgtgtaagttaatttacacatgattttctggtgggcccgtcgccggaaagtcttagtgtttttacaaaaaagtcttgtatatcatagtagatgatgatggtggtgtgtaagttacgaaaatcaatggtccttttttggactttttttagttggtctcaaattatctttctcatatatatatatatatatcttatattaataaaacaaaattgttttcaaaaactatttttagaaaaagaatgaCATGGCAAACCCTCATATTTTGCTATCAAATTAAGgaagatttacatatatatatatatatatatatattgaaaagttattttaagaactctTAGAAAGGTAGGAACCTTTGAGAACCTTTTCAAATTAATCATAACCCTTCAACTTTTTGATCTATGAACTAAAATTAATATGGCATTTTGGTAATTAATGAGAGATGTaactaataattatttataaaaaagggtaatttagtCATATAATCAAAAAAACTGTCGTAAAGAGAGATTATTTTGGAAATTAAAAACGGTTTCATCAACAAAATAAATAGAATACAAATTATATGGGTGTGATTCATTTGCCGTACTCAAAAGATAAGAATGAAAAACTAACTCCCATTTCGATTAGAAAGAAACTAAATCTCACACTGTATTGGTACAACTATATGGCAATATGgcatgtaactatgtaagtgATTGCATAAGTTTGACTTTGAGTATTGGCTATTGCAGGTACATCAAACTATTAAACTATTGTATCTTTTGATTGTTTTTAAAAACATGTAGTTTTCCATTTAAATAATAGCTTTAATCTCACTgtactattattttttgtttctcattttagtCTTctcgattttaattaaatttatttttcaaaatctaaaatatatattttaattcttatatGAGTTTTTTCTAGATGACGAAGACATGGATCTCCCTCCATTGTAcggtgatggtgatgatgatgatgatgatgatgatgataacgatgaggatgaaataaaaaaattgtctaTGAACATATGTGCATCAATAGTGTCATGagcatatctatatatatatatatatgcaagtcgatcaTATTTATGCAAAGTGATTACATGTGCGTAGATAAGCATATGAACATATGTATGCAATTATATTGTAAATGATGTTTTATAAGATTTGTTGATGCATATGTATGCAAAATGGATAATGTAAATATGTTTTTCatgattaatttattttgttttatgagCATATGtgcatataaaaaattattgagcatatatataaagtattagttggtgatcacatgtatacaaacaattttatgatcatatgtatgAAAGTATATATGCAAgtattttacaaataaatatactaTGAGATTAGTTGGTGATCCGGAGCACATGTATGTTAGtattttgtaaacaatgtttttaaaattagttGGTGATCACATATGCATAAACAGTCATATTAGTAGTCACATGTGTATGAACAACcatattttaattaatcaattataaaAGTACATTATTACCCTTataattattgatggaaaaaggTCCCTGcttttttaagggtttttaaaataacctttcccatatatatatatatatcttatattaataaaacaacattgttttcaaaaattatttttagaaaaagaatgaCATGGCAAACCCTCATATTTTCCTAACACAATATTTAAATAGATATAACATTATaatctttgtatttttata
It encodes:
- the LOC122607354 gene encoding golgin subfamily B member 1-like gives rise to the protein MLRNTKWKVDRPKVKVVFRLQFHATNIPSSGWEKLFVCFIPVESGKIIAKTSKANVRNGTCKWADPIYETTRLFIDSRNKRYDDKLYNLIVGMGTSHASILGETTINLAEYADASEPYVVALPLHGSDNGTILHVTVQLLTAKTGFREFEQQFDRGLQSSSNLNREGEPTIATSSSELQISDDHGDKVNNRIHFGSEAEKLISAVEETGIHQDFSYPALEYSGSCNAAESYYADKHDLSGIHESRDSNGTVHSQKLPAEEAERRDQQRWISDHSVNNDLAIAHEENHKLKGSLEIAEAFISELKQELNVLYSRANEMGMETHRIADHLTNEISSGLKLEREIRMLRSECLKFKDELEQLKEIKVRSQFIDTAHDQRVNGHFLVRDRIKKLQEKCYIGIRESDLGFVHSELEVLLGILQNLEVGTGFTRGYDLGENQSVELLSQLNEARSEKGSLIKKMNEMECYYETLVQELEENRDRILGEFQKLRYEHSSCVYSISTCKAETESIRHCMKDQILKFDKERYDLGSVIEDLNNRVMVAEALVQELDESREQILGEFKSLKQEHSTCAGTISACTSKMEAIHHDMNNQSLKFAKERHDLGQVNEELQKRVTAAESLVQELKENQEKVTGAFQRFKDEHSTCADIISTCQTKTELISRDMSVQSLKFAKEKHDLSCAKEELEKRVSDLEKNRKQILGEFQILKTEHLTCADIVSAYKTEIESIRYEMNNQSLKFATERHDLGCIIEELERNQKQLVEDLQSLKHEHSACVDTISTCETETESLQQDMKDQILKVTAERDDFRCVNEELKKRILELEESREQIVREFQSLKNEHSECVDTILTCKTETESMHHDMKDQIMQIIKERDVLSCQNEELKKRILNLEESREQIVGEFQILRDEHFSCHDKILACKTETELIGHDMKEQIVTFTKENHAISCVNEELEKKVTELKNNSEHILAELESLKCEHATCGDTILICKSETELICQDLNDQMLKLAKERDDLGCVNKELEKKVMTLETALERARLNYSVAVMQLQKNLDMLSSQVSSMFETNQNLIRDTFSESSIPLSQKCLNRTVNCGQKQLFDGDDLSDEDFYIICCANLYLDVYTVTLKEKLFEVSIDVNKMKEQLNNYKKKLELSHDKNETEGRSESLRIAFMKEQCETTVQDLKQQLFVSKRNGDDILIKLQDALDEIDSRKKSEASYLKRIEELSLKIVGLEGELESVHAELDCALLNLECCKEEKEKSVTLLQQCEEEKLKIMFELSLLQEQLAQREDKSLLSIMSSGSCFQDLQRELVQLHKANEELGRIYPDFKNFPGDGNALKRVLALEIELAEALTAKKNSNNQFQSSFLKQHGDEAAVFKSFKDINELIRDTLEIKGSYVNVETQLNEMHERYSELSLKFAEVEGERQKLMMIVKNIRSPRNQHHIKRSSSETLDKNLL